Proteins found in one Haloferax litoreum genomic segment:
- the psmA gene encoding archaeal proteasome endopeptidase complex subunit alpha, which translates to MQGQAQQQAYDRGITIFSPDGRLYQVEYAREAVKRGTASIGVRTSEGVVLAADKRSRSPLMEPTSVEKIHKADDHIGIASAGHVADARQLIDFARRQSQVNRLRYGEPIGIETLTKEVTDHIQQYTQVGGARPFGVALLIGGVENGTPRLYETDPSGTPYEWKAVAIGADRGDHQEHLEENYRDDLTLEDGIALALEAIASTNEDGISPDGVDVATVSSESERFVELSNEDIEDHLVANDLLATEEDETEDE; encoded by the coding sequence ATGCAGGGACAAGCGCAACAACAGGCGTACGACCGCGGGATTACAATCTTCTCGCCGGATGGTCGACTCTATCAGGTCGAGTACGCTCGTGAGGCCGTCAAGCGCGGCACCGCGAGCATCGGTGTGCGAACGTCCGAGGGCGTCGTCCTCGCGGCGGACAAACGCTCTCGCTCGCCGCTGATGGAACCGACGAGCGTCGAGAAGATTCACAAGGCGGACGACCACATCGGTATCGCGAGCGCCGGCCACGTCGCCGACGCCCGCCAACTCATCGACTTCGCCCGTCGCCAGTCGCAGGTCAACCGCCTCCGCTACGGCGAACCCATCGGTATCGAGACACTGACCAAGGAAGTCACCGACCACATCCAGCAGTACACGCAGGTCGGCGGTGCCCGCCCGTTCGGTGTGGCCCTCCTCATCGGTGGCGTCGAAAACGGCACCCCGCGCCTCTACGAGACGGACCCCTCGGGGACGCCCTACGAGTGGAAGGCCGTCGCAATCGGTGCGGACCGCGGCGACCACCAAGAACACCTCGAAGAGAACTACCGCGACGACCTGACCCTCGAAGACGGCATCGCGCTGGCACTCGAAGCCATCGCCTCCACCAACGAGGACGGCATCTCACCCGACGGCGTCGACGTGGCGACGGTCTCGTCTGAGTCCGAACGCTTCGTCGAACTGTCGAACGAGGATATCGAAGACCACCTCGTCGCCAACGACCTGCTGGCGACCGAGGAAGACGAGACCGAAGACGAGTAA
- a CDS encoding helix-turn-helix transcriptional regulator: MSASEAESDLSSDERAGLELIRESGGIHQSDFWKELDISSRKGSRIAEVLESLDLIKRTQAVYNGHTTYYLEPAARDLDFSMLMAGDMLSPFIGEEEINANSNAFSQWLMNLAYEEY; encoded by the coding sequence ATGAGCGCGAGCGAAGCCGAATCCGACCTTTCTTCCGACGAGCGCGCGGGACTCGAACTCATCCGCGAGTCGGGCGGCATCCATCAGAGTGACTTCTGGAAAGAACTCGATATCTCCTCCCGCAAGGGAAGCCGTATCGCAGAGGTTCTGGAGTCGCTCGACCTCATCAAGCGGACGCAGGCCGTCTACAACGGGCACACCACCTACTACCTCGAACCCGCCGCGCGCGACCTCGACTTCTCGATGCTCATGGCGGGCGACATGCTCTCGCCGTTCATCGGAGAAGAGGAGATAAACGCGAACAGTAACGCATTCTCGCAGTGGCTGATGAACCTCGCCTACGAGGAATACTAA
- a CDS encoding RNase P subunit p30 family protein, translated as MYEAVYAHPDGESTASRVAVAAGRYGYDGVVIRGIDARPDFDRLRDELDVDIVDAVEIDAPDPEHASGAVGNYRPQRELVVLRGGTNALNRFAVEQPRVDVLARPMAGRGNFNHVLAKAARDNGVRVEFDLDPVLRSDGGTRVQALSDLRKLRELVEYYDVPYVVSGGPHSHLELRAPRELAGLGEIIGFDREQILEGLREWGRLAERNRERMSESFIAPGVKRGRHEEDD; from the coding sequence ATGTACGAGGCGGTCTACGCACACCCGGACGGCGAGAGCACGGCAAGTCGCGTCGCAGTCGCCGCCGGACGATACGGGTACGACGGTGTCGTGATTCGCGGCATCGACGCCCGCCCCGACTTCGACCGTCTCCGTGACGAACTCGACGTGGACATCGTCGACGCCGTCGAAATCGACGCTCCCGACCCGGAACACGCCAGCGGGGCGGTCGGTAACTACCGGCCGCAACGCGAACTCGTCGTCCTCCGCGGGGGGACGAACGCGCTCAATCGATTCGCCGTCGAACAACCCCGCGTCGACGTACTCGCCCGACCGATGGCCGGTCGTGGAAACTTCAACCACGTACTTGCGAAGGCCGCGCGCGACAACGGCGTCCGCGTCGAGTTCGACCTCGACCCGGTTCTTCGGAGTGACGGCGGCACCCGCGTGCAGGCGCTCTCCGACCTCCGAAAACTCCGCGAACTCGTCGAGTATTACGACGTCCCGTACGTCGTTTCCGGCGGCCCTCACTCGCACCTCGAACTCCGGGCACCGCGCGAGTTGGCCGGCCTCGGCGAAATAATCGGCTTCGACCGCGAACAGATTTTGGAGGGCCTCCGCGAGTGGGGCCGACTCGCCGAGCGAAATCGTGAGAGGATGTCCGAGTCGTTCATAGCCCCCGGCGTCAAACGTGGCAGACATGAAGAAGACGATTGA
- a CDS encoding Rpp14/Pop5 family protein codes for MKHLPKHLRPRWRYLAVEVESWPDASLNRGTFQRELWYAAQNLFGDTGSADADLTVLGFDSSDCVAETIVRVRRGYVDEGRAALACIDTVGDDPVGVRVRGVSGTVRACSERYLHGRTAISEKRDVVFENESRTAVVRDSLLDVSGPGGFTGATQLDFE; via the coding sequence ATGAAACACCTCCCGAAGCATCTCCGACCGCGGTGGCGATACCTCGCCGTCGAGGTAGAGTCGTGGCCAGACGCGTCGCTCAATCGCGGGACGTTCCAGCGCGAACTCTGGTACGCCGCGCAGAACCTCTTCGGTGACACCGGCAGTGCGGACGCCGATTTGACCGTCCTCGGCTTCGATTCCTCCGACTGCGTCGCCGAGACCATCGTTCGTGTCCGGCGGGGCTACGTCGACGAGGGGCGTGCTGCACTCGCCTGTATCGACACAGTCGGTGACGACCCAGTCGGGGTGAGAGTGCGAGGCGTCTCCGGGACGGTGCGTGCCTGTTCGGAAAGGTATTTACACGGCCGGACCGCAATTTCTGAGAAGAGAGACGTCGTGTTCGAGAACGAATCCCGGACCGCCGTCGTCCGCGACTCCCTCTTGGACGTCAGCGGTCCGGGCGGGTTCACGGGCGCGACGCAACTCGATTTCGAGTGA
- a CDS encoding M20 family metallopeptidase, giving the protein MTGGGFDPVEFLERAVPVASNEDVGAMRDLLVETLDAYGADPTVDDAGNTVASKGSSDPDTHLVLNTHIDTVSPHVPYARAGGVIHGRGSCDAKGPLAALLAAFFAADPAPDARVTLAITPDEELLSTGAAALDVDGDLYIVGEPTGLDVCTAAKGRFEGTVTLGGVAAHAAEPDSGANAIDALAPVLDALREFDDDRESHPDLGDATLTPTMVDGGENSNQVPAECRLVVDRRSVPPETADGFRSELVSTLQSVVPEGIGVDFELTERPTPFLEAFATEPDHQLVTTLAQASRDAGGRGDVRPFTAATEASYFSPAPVVVFGPGVLTDDEGAVAHAEREYVRTDDVRTAAEALEDAVTRLVE; this is encoded by the coding sequence ATGACAGGCGGCGGGTTCGACCCCGTCGAATTCCTCGAACGGGCCGTTCCCGTGGCATCGAACGAAGACGTGGGCGCGATGCGCGACCTGTTAGTGGAGACACTCGACGCGTACGGTGCCGACCCGACTGTGGACGACGCCGGCAACACCGTCGCCTCGAAGGGGTCGTCCGACCCCGACACGCATCTCGTCCTCAACACGCACATCGACACCGTCTCGCCGCACGTCCCCTACGCTCGTGCGGGCGGCGTCATCCACGGCCGCGGGTCGTGTGACGCGAAAGGGCCACTCGCGGCGCTCCTCGCGGCGTTCTTCGCGGCAGACCCAGCACCGGACGCGCGGGTCACGCTGGCGATAACGCCCGACGAGGAACTGCTCTCGACGGGTGCCGCCGCACTCGACGTGGACGGCGACCTGTACATCGTCGGCGAACCCACCGGACTCGACGTGTGTACGGCGGCGAAAGGGAGGTTCGAAGGAACCGTCACACTCGGTGGAGTGGCCGCCCACGCCGCCGAACCCGACTCCGGTGCCAACGCCATCGACGCCCTCGCGCCCGTGCTCGACGCACTCCGGGAGTTCGACGACGACAGAGAGTCGCACCCGGACCTCGGCGACGCGACGTTGACACCGACGATGGTCGACGGCGGCGAGAACTCGAATCAGGTTCCGGCCGAGTGCCGACTCGTGGTCGACCGGCGAAGCGTTCCCCCAGAGACTGCAGATGGCTTCCGCTCGGAACTCGTCTCGACGCTTCAGTCAGTCGTTCCCGAGGGCATCGGCGTCGACTTCGAACTCACCGAGCGACCGACGCCGTTCCTCGAAGCCTTCGCCACCGAACCCGACCACCAACTCGTGACGACGCTCGCGCAAGCGTCACGTGATGCGGGCGGCCGAGGTGACGTCCGTCCGTTCACTGCCGCCACCGAGGCATCGTACTTCTCGCCCGCGCCAGTCGTCGTCTTCGGTCCCGGCGTCCTCACCGACGACGAGGGAGCAGTGGCACACGCCGAACGCGAGTACGTGCGGACCGACGACGTTCGGACCGCGGCCGAGGCACTCGAAGACGCCGTCACGCGTCTCGTCGAGTAA
- the purH gene encoding bifunctional phosphoribosylaminoimidazolecarboxamide formyltransferase/IMP cyclohydrolase, producing MVTIAGLASNRGRNLRNIADSTPGGAELGVVVSNHADAPILDWADEQGIPTEVVERGDDESRESHEERILDALSDYDFDLVCLDGYMRVLTATFLDAAPMTLNVHPSLLPSFPGMNAHEQVLDAGVKTTGCTVHVVNEEVDAGPIVTQEAVPVYTDDDEDALKNRVLYEAEFKAYPRAVRWFAEGRVTVDDDGVTIEGDVDAGLPERRLTSEDRYDTLRYGENPHQDAAVYVDETCDEASVVGAPQLNEGAKGLSYNNYNDADGALNLIKEFDEPAAAVIKHTNPAGCATADTLAEAYADALATDPMSAFGGIVALNRECDAETAELVVDSFKEVVVAPGYTDDALDVLTEKKNLRVLDVGELGERTETYTEKALVGGRLVQERDLWTPTLDDLEVVTEKEPTDEQLETMLFAWKVLKHVKSNGILFANGTETVGVGMGQVSRVDAVELAAMKAEEHAEGKDAQGAVMASDAFFPFPDGVEKAADAGIEAVIQPGGSVNDEKVIEACDERGIAMVFTGQRCFRHD from the coding sequence ATGGTCACCATCGCCGGTCTCGCGAGCAACCGTGGACGAAACCTTCGCAACATCGCCGACAGCACCCCCGGCGGGGCAGAACTCGGCGTCGTCGTCTCGAACCACGCCGACGCACCCATCCTCGACTGGGCGGACGAGCAGGGAATCCCAACGGAAGTCGTCGAACGCGGCGACGACGAGTCCCGCGAGTCGCACGAAGAGCGTATTCTCGACGCCCTCTCCGACTACGACTTCGACCTCGTCTGTCTCGACGGATACATGCGCGTCCTCACCGCCACGTTCCTCGACGCGGCACCGATGACGCTCAACGTTCACCCGTCGCTCCTGCCCTCGTTCCCCGGCATGAACGCCCACGAGCAGGTTCTCGACGCCGGCGTGAAGACGACCGGGTGTACGGTCCACGTCGTCAACGAGGAAGTCGACGCCGGCCCAATCGTGACGCAGGAAGCAGTCCCCGTCTACACGGACGACGACGAAGACGCCCTGAAGAACCGCGTCCTCTACGAGGCCGAGTTCAAGGCGTACCCGCGCGCTGTCCGCTGGTTCGCCGAGGGTCGCGTGACCGTCGACGACGACGGCGTCACCATCGAGGGCGACGTGGATGCTGGCCTCCCAGAACGTCGTCTCACCTCCGAAGACCGCTACGACACGCTTCGCTACGGCGAGAACCCGCATCAGGACGCCGCCGTCTACGTAGACGAGACGTGCGACGAGGCGTCGGTGGTCGGCGCACCACAACTCAACGAGGGCGCGAAGGGCCTCTCGTACAACAACTACAACGACGCCGACGGTGCGTTGAACCTCATCAAGGAGTTCGACGAACCCGCCGCCGCGGTCATCAAGCACACGAACCCCGCCGGATGTGCCACCGCGGACACCCTCGCGGAGGCCTACGCTGACGCACTCGCCACGGACCCGATGAGCGCCTTCGGTGGCATCGTCGCCCTCAACCGTGAGTGCGACGCCGAGACGGCCGAACTCGTCGTGGACTCGTTCAAGGAAGTCGTCGTCGCTCCGGGCTACACCGACGACGCCCTCGACGTGCTGACCGAGAAGAAGAACCTCCGCGTCCTCGACGTCGGAGAACTCGGCGAGCGAACCGAGACCTACACCGAGAAAGCACTCGTCGGCGGCCGACTCGTTCAGGAGCGTGACCTCTGGACGCCGACGCTCGACGACCTCGAAGTCGTCACCGAGAAGGAACCGACTGACGAGCAGTTAGAGACGATGCTGTTCGCGTGGAAGGTCCTGAAGCACGTGAAGTCCAACGGGATTCTCTTCGCCAACGGAACTGAGACGGTTGGCGTCGGCATGGGACAGGTCTCCCGCGTCGACGCGGTCGAACTCGCCGCGATGAAGGCCGAAGAACACGCCGAGGGCAAGGACGCGCAGGGGGCCGTCATGGCCTCTGACGCGTTCTTCCCGTTCCCGGACGGCGTCGAGAAGGCGGCCGACGCGGGTATCGAGGCGGTCATCCAGCCCGGTGGGTCGGTCAACGACGAGAAGGTCATCGAGGCGTGTGACGAGCGTGGGATTGCGATGGTGTTCACCGGACAGCGGTGCTTCCGCCACGACTGA
- a CDS encoding BGTF surface domain-containing protein codes for MRPPHTLIVPLVVVLVVVSGVVAADGGTVIDHRGDEILLDAVADQRVQGTTPYESGTVIGVRIKSVEDTHPFLVSKAVRVGTNGSFSVTFDLSELAPLHGGPVHVEVRHNETTVHEIDGILVTKNMPDDSTLTYHQPTDESTATDPSPTTTTTTDTGSLSGIQVPGLGLAAGVIALVAVALLARR; via the coding sequence ATGCGCCCTCCACATACGCTCATCGTCCCTCTCGTCGTGGTTCTCGTGGTGGTCTCTGGTGTCGTCGCCGCCGATGGCGGGACCGTAATCGACCACCGCGGAGACGAGATACTCTTGGACGCTGTCGCGGACCAACGGGTCCAGGGAACGACGCCGTACGAGTCGGGGACGGTCATCGGCGTCCGTATCAAGTCCGTCGAAGACACACACCCGTTCCTCGTGTCGAAAGCGGTCAGAGTCGGGACGAACGGGTCGTTCAGCGTCACCTTCGACCTCTCCGAGTTGGCCCCACTCCACGGCGGGCCAGTTCACGTCGAAGTTCGACACAACGAGACCACCGTCCACGAAATTGACGGCATCCTCGTGACGAAGAACATGCCCGACGACTCGACGCTCACGTACCACCAACCGACCGACGAGTCGACGGCGACGGACCCGTCACCGACCACCACGACGACCACCGACACCGGGTCACTCTCGGGGATTCAGGTTCCTGGACTCGGACTCGCCGCCGGGGTAATCGCACTGGTCGCCGTGGCACTCCTCGCACGTCGGTAA
- a CDS encoding class I SAM-dependent methyltransferase, whose translation MKKTIEEHAARFSEVAPEYDESQDSDEYRACVSLVVHYADPSPDDVVLDLGTGTGAIALALAPDAKHVIGRDISEGMLEQARAKAAEVGIENVDFGVGRFRDPNVDADDVHTGSSETPQADARDARVDIVVSNFAMHHLSDEEKREAIQVVADLEPRRFVLGDVMFFGEPNPDEPFYSPEVDDPSTVGFLADALTDAGFVLTAVEAVHEQVGVLVAERAPSFDEGAE comes from the coding sequence ATGAAGAAGACGATTGAGGAACACGCCGCCCGCTTTTCGGAAGTCGCCCCGGAGTACGACGAATCACAGGACAGTGACGAGTATCGTGCGTGCGTCTCCCTCGTCGTCCACTACGCCGACCCGTCTCCCGACGACGTGGTCCTCGACCTCGGAACGGGAACCGGGGCTATCGCCCTCGCACTCGCCCCGGACGCGAAGCACGTCATCGGACGCGACATCAGCGAAGGCATGCTCGAACAGGCACGGGCCAAAGCCGCCGAAGTCGGTATCGAGAACGTCGACTTCGGGGTGGGTCGGTTCCGTGACCCGAACGTAGATGCGGACGATGTACACACTGGGTCGTCAGAGACGCCCCAAGCCGACGCTCGCGATGCTCGCGTCGATATTGTCGTCTCCAACTTCGCTATGCACCACCTCTCGGACGAGGAGAAACGCGAGGCGATTCAGGTCGTCGCCGACCTCGAACCCCGCCGGTTCGTCCTCGGTGACGTGATGTTCTTCGGCGAACCCAACCCGGACGAACCGTTCTACTCGCCAGAAGTAGACGACCCTTCGACTGTTGGCTTCCTCGCAGACGCCCTCACGGACGCGGGCTTCGTCCTCACCGCCGTCGAGGCTGTCCACGAACAGGTCGGGGTGTTGGTGGCCGAGCGGGCACCGTCGTTCGACGAGGGAGCTGAATGA
- a CDS encoding NRDE family protein — protein MCTLILAWQVFEDAPVVVAANRDELLDRPAEPPQRWDDGDGPAIVAPRDAEAGGTWVGHNDAGVFVGITNRWVEVDGGGERSRGHLVRDALRHETAEDAARFVEHSVDEHTYDGFNLVVADENAALYFEWDGSLSVRSFDPGVHVVVNVGTPDSWFVPARHPERGEMQADNARRLWEALQPEPSESMGAWRDRAADALGDHEFGVCVHDPEGRFGTRSSSLITLGNEGQSYEFADGPPCQNAFEPVERQH, from the coding sequence GTGTGTACACTCATCCTCGCGTGGCAGGTGTTCGAAGACGCACCCGTCGTCGTCGCCGCCAACCGCGACGAACTGCTCGACAGGCCCGCTGAACCGCCGCAGCGATGGGACGACGGCGATGGCCCCGCGATAGTCGCCCCGCGCGATGCAGAGGCGGGCGGTACGTGGGTCGGCCACAACGACGCCGGCGTGTTCGTCGGCATCACGAACCGCTGGGTCGAGGTGGATGGCGGCGGCGAGCGTTCTCGCGGGCACCTCGTCCGCGACGCACTGCGCCACGAGACGGCGGAGGACGCCGCACGATTCGTCGAACACTCCGTAGACGAACACACGTACGACGGATTCAACCTCGTCGTCGCCGACGAGAACGCCGCGCTGTACTTCGAGTGGGACGGGAGCCTGTCGGTTCGAAGCTTCGACCCCGGCGTCCACGTCGTCGTCAACGTCGGGACGCCGGACTCGTGGTTCGTCCCGGCGCGACACCCCGAGCGAGGTGAGATGCAGGCCGACAACGCCCGCCGTCTCTGGGAAGCGCTCCAACCGGAACCGAGTGAGTCGATGGGTGCGTGGCGTGACCGGGCGGCGGATGCGCTCGGTGACCACGAGTTCGGCGTCTGCGTCCACGACCCAGAGGGTCGATTTGGCACTCGTTCGTCGTCGCTCATCACACTCGGAAACGAAGGGCAGTCGTACGAATTCGCCGATGGCCCGCCGTGTCAGAACGCCTTCGAACCGGTCGAACGTCAGCATTAA
- a CDS encoding universal stress protein produces the protein MYEDILVPTDGSPGTMQAIEHALELAGANSTVHVLSVVDQRVYLAAGGDQQDAVIQALRDDAVDAVEKCAAECKGKCETTTAVREGVPHRVILEYADEHDVDVVVMGTHGRTGRDKLTSLGSVTERVVENAKRPVLVVHIDE, from the coding sequence ATGTACGAGGATATTCTGGTCCCGACTGACGGCAGTCCGGGAACGATGCAGGCTATCGAACACGCACTCGAACTCGCCGGTGCCAACTCGACGGTTCACGTCCTCTCGGTCGTCGACCAACGCGTCTACCTCGCCGCCGGTGGCGACCAACAGGACGCCGTCATTCAGGCGCTTCGAGACGATGCGGTAGACGCCGTCGAAAAGTGCGCCGCGGAGTGCAAAGGCAAGTGCGAGACGACGACGGCAGTCCGAGAAGGCGTGCCGCACCGAGTCATCCTCGAATACGCCGACGAACACGACGTCGACGTGGTCGTGATGGGGACGCACGGGCGGACCGGACGCGACAAACTCACGTCGCTCGGCAGCGTCACCGAACGCGTCGTCGAGAACGCGAAGCGGCCGGTTCTCGTCGTCCACATCGACGAGTAA
- the folP gene encoding dihydropteroate synthase, producing MEYHEAVNFLFDLRRFQVKPGTESIQRLLSHLGDPHEGVSFVQVAGSNGKGSTARMLESTLRESGQSVGLYTSPHFDDIRERIRVDGRKIPESALTAFVAEAKPYLVERAADGEPLTFFETMTALGIWYFAEADVDVAVLEVGMGGELDATSVVAPIASAVTNVSLEHTAVLGDTIEEIARTKAAVAPTDAPLVTGATDEALGVIRGEVGDVLTVGNDGSDADVRATYGGRVNHQEAAVTVEIDDETLDLRIPLLGAYQARNAGIAVALARQVAPDISADAIHRGLRNAHWPGRFEVMSTDPMVVLDGAHNPDACAQLATVLDEFDYDDLHLVYGAMHDKDHREMVEALPDVSSVVTCHADISRAEDPEILSAVFERTGIDDVHTGDAVASALPRARKHATADDCILVVGSLYVVAEARTTWTRAMIPKRHRTLDDARETLERVHVAPADAKRAEKGVFRTIRTRVQGRQAAVLREELLAIGGECAISGHSDGGELVDVVLMATLDQFERLTATLRDRPYALAELADEIRASVGIGDAIRSHDYPWGDGTAVMGILNVTPDSFHDGGQFYDIDDAVTQAQAMVDAGVDIIDVGGESTRPGAEAVPVDEEIRRVTPVIEAISDLDALVSVDTRKAAVAEAALDAGADILNDVTGLEDPEMRFLAAERDAPVIVMHSIDAPVIPDKDIDYDDVVEDVIDELTERVLLAEKAGIPRHNIIVDPGLGFGKSSAENFELLDRIDEFSALGCPVLVGHSHKSMFSLVGEETGDNLAATIAGTAIAADRGADIVRVHDVPENVAAVNVALASRDLSRFEDDE from the coding sequence ATGGAGTACCACGAGGCGGTGAACTTCCTTTTCGACCTCCGGCGCTTCCAGGTCAAGCCGGGGACCGAGTCGATTCAGCGGTTACTCTCTCACCTCGGTGACCCCCACGAGGGAGTCTCGTTCGTGCAGGTCGCGGGGTCGAACGGAAAGGGAAGTACCGCCCGGATGCTGGAGTCGACGCTCCGCGAATCGGGCCAGAGCGTCGGTCTCTACACCTCACCTCACTTCGACGACATCCGCGAACGCATCCGCGTGGACGGTCGAAAGATACCCGAGTCCGCGCTGACGGCGTTCGTCGCCGAAGCGAAACCCTATCTGGTCGAACGCGCCGCCGACGGCGAACCACTCACGTTCTTCGAGACGATGACAGCCCTCGGAATCTGGTATTTCGCGGAAGCGGACGTCGACGTCGCAGTCCTCGAAGTCGGCATGGGTGGTGAACTCGACGCGACGAGCGTCGTCGCCCCCATCGCAAGTGCCGTCACCAACGTCTCGCTGGAACACACGGCGGTCCTCGGCGACACCATCGAAGAGATTGCGCGGACGAAAGCCGCAGTCGCACCCACAGATGCACCGCTCGTGACGGGGGCCACCGACGAGGCGCTGGGCGTCATCCGTGGCGAAGTCGGTGACGTGCTGACCGTCGGCAACGACGGGTCGGACGCCGACGTTCGGGCCACGTACGGTGGTCGCGTGAACCATCAAGAGGCGGCCGTCACCGTCGAAATCGACGACGAGACGCTCGACCTCAGAATCCCGTTGTTGGGTGCCTATCAAGCCCGTAACGCCGGTATCGCGGTTGCGCTCGCTCGACAGGTTGCCCCGGATATCTCCGCCGACGCGATTCACCGCGGCCTTCGGAACGCACACTGGCCCGGCAGATTCGAAGTCATGTCTACCGACCCGATGGTCGTCCTCGACGGCGCGCACAACCCCGACGCGTGCGCCCAGTTGGCGACGGTCCTCGACGAATTCGACTACGACGACTTGCACCTCGTCTACGGAGCGATGCACGACAAGGACCACCGGGAGATGGTCGAGGCCCTCCCCGACGTTTCCTCCGTCGTCACCTGCCACGCCGATATTTCACGGGCCGAAGACCCCGAAATCCTCTCTGCGGTCTTCGAGCGAACCGGCATCGACGACGTACACACAGGAGACGCAGTCGCGTCCGCGCTCCCACGGGCACGGAAGCACGCGACAGCGGACGACTGCATCCTCGTCGTCGGGTCGTTGTACGTCGTCGCCGAGGCGCGGACGACGTGGACACGGGCGATGATTCCGAAGAGGCACCGAACGCTCGACGACGCGCGCGAGACGCTCGAACGAGTACACGTCGCTCCCGCGGATGCGAAGCGTGCTGAGAAGGGCGTCTTCCGAACGATTCGAACCCGCGTGCAGGGCCGCCAAGCAGCGGTTCTCCGAGAAGAACTCCTCGCCATCGGCGGCGAGTGCGCGATTTCGGGCCACAGCGATGGCGGTGAACTTGTCGACGTGGTGTTGATGGCGACGCTGGACCAATTCGAACGGCTCACCGCGACTCTTCGAGACCGACCGTACGCCCTCGCAGAACTCGCCGACGAGATTCGAGCGAGCGTCGGTATTGGTGACGCCATTCGGTCCCACGACTACCCGTGGGGAGACGGCACTGCCGTCATGGGCATCCTCAACGTCACACCGGACAGTTTCCACGACGGCGGTCAATTCTACGACATCGACGACGCCGTCACTCAGGCGCAGGCGATGGTCGACGCCGGCGTCGATATCATCGACGTCGGCGGCGAGAGCACCCGCCCCGGCGCAGAAGCGGTCCCGGTAGACGAGGAGATTCGTCGCGTCACGCCCGTCATCGAGGCGATTTCGGACCTCGATGCGCTCGTCTCGGTCGACACCCGGAAGGCCGCCGTCGCCGAGGCGGCCCTCGACGCCGGGGCAGACATCCTCAACGACGTGACCGGCCTCGAAGACCCCGAGATGCGCTTCCTCGCCGCCGAACGAGACGCGCCGGTCATCGTGATGCACAGCATCGACGCGCCGGTGATTCCGGACAAAGACATCGACTACGACGACGTGGTCGAAGACGTCATCGACGAACTCACAGAACGCGTCCTCCTCGCCGAGAAAGCGGGTATCCCGCGGCACAACATCATCGTCGACCCCGGCCTCGGATTCGGGAAGTCCAGCGCCGAGAACTTCGAACTGCTCGACCGCATCGACGAGTTCTCGGCACTCGGGTGTCCAGTCCTCGTCGGCCACTCACACAAATCGATGTTCTCGCTCGTCGGCGAAGAGACGGGTGACAACCTCGCGGCGACCATCGCCGGGACGGCCATCGCCGCCGACAGAGGTGCAGACATCGTTCGCGTCCACGACGTGCCGGAGAACGTCGCGGCAGTGAACGTCGCACTCGCGTCGCGTGACCTGAGTCGGTTCGAAGACGACGAGTAG